The following DNA comes from Desulfovibrio porci.
AGGGCGGTATTCACCACGGGCGTGCCTACCAGCGAGCCCTTGAGGCGCACGCCGCCGGCCACGGTGAACAGCGCGAAAAGCAGGACGATGAAGGGGATGTAGTCCAGCAGAATGATGTGCAGAAATTCATACAGGGCGACATTGAAGCCGTAGACGAGGAAACAGGGCACCAGAAAGGCCAGACCCCAGAATACGGCGATTTTGCCGAAGTGGTGCTCCCAAAAGTGCGGCAGGGCCAGCGGCATGATGGCGATGGAAAGCAGCATGCAGGCAAAGGGGATAACCCAGACGGCCGAAAGCTCGGAACCTGGAATGGTGGGATGGCCCGCTGCGGCCATGGCCGCGCCGGGCAGGACCAGAGCCGAGAGCAGGGCCGTCATCAGGGCCAGAGGCAGAGACCGGAATTTTGACATGGGCGCACTCCTGAATGAAAGATGTCGCGGCCCCGGGCCGCGCGGAAGACAGATATTTTCCACTTTTTTAGGATAAATCCATACCCTTGGCAATGCGCTTGCCTGAAAAAGTTTTTTCTGACACACCTTTCACAAGCATTCGCACCGCAGAAGGAAATCATCGCCATGCCCAAGGAACCCACCCCCAGGCGCAGAGCGCGCCTGCTTGAAGTGTTGCGCCGTCGCCAGAATGATCTGACCCTGGTGTTGGCCAACATCCATGATCCGCATAATGTCTCGGCCATCTACCGTTCCTGTGACGCCTTCGGTCTTGCCAGGGTGCATCTCTACTATACCAATACTCCCTTTCCGGCGCTGGGCCGCAAAACCTCGGCCTCGGCCCGCAAATGGGTGGAAAGCGTGCGCCACAAGAACAGCGCGGATCTGATGAGCGATCTGCGGGGCCAGGGCTTCCAGGTGCTGGCCACCTCCTGCTCGGAAACGGCCCGTCCCCTGCGGGCCTGGGATTTCATCCGGCCCACGGCGGTGATCATGGGCAACGAGCACAGCGGCGTGGAAGAGGAACTGCTTGCCCAAGCTGACGGCCAGCTCTACATTCCCATGTACGGCATGATCCAGAGCTTCAACGTTTCCGTGGCCGCGGCCATTATTCTGGCCGAAGCCGCACGCCAGCGCGAAGGGGCCGGCATGTACGACGTCTCTCGCCTGAGCGAAGCCGAACTGGAGGCCAAGCTGGAGGAATGGCTGAAGAAATAGGCGGCGGACCAGTCAGGCCGCGCAGGCGGAGCGGTGGTGCGCCGCATAAAAGAGATTGGTTTTCTTTTTCATTTTGGCCCT
Coding sequences within:
- a CDS encoding TrmH family RNA methyltransferase, producing MPKEPTPRRRARLLEVLRRRQNDLTLVLANIHDPHNVSAIYRSCDAFGLARVHLYYTNTPFPALGRKTSASARKWVESVRHKNSADLMSDLRGQGFQVLATSCSETARPLRAWDFIRPTAVIMGNEHSGVEEELLAQADGQLYIPMYGMIQSFNVSVAAAIILAEAARQREGAGMYDVSRLSEAELEAKLEEWLKK